One genomic segment of Belonocnema kinseyi isolate 2016_QV_RU_SX_M_011 chromosome 2, B_treatae_v1, whole genome shotgun sequence includes these proteins:
- the LOC117168029 gene encoding uncharacterized protein LOC117168029 isoform X2, with protein sequence MEESSFKNELSSLSSCLTASSRKEDLLEAQERPFLYYQDINGKLEPVNLNTDNLRESNGFYIGKNVGHGKAVPLYNANCKPVFQKVKQFNAKGQTIVDLVYLEMYDIHQRYITLLKVPRHSEIQEE encoded by the coding sequence AATTAAGTTCACTTTCTTCATGTCTCACGGCGTCAAGCAGAAAAGAAGATTTACTGGAAGCTCAGGAGAGACCATTCCTTTACTACCAAGATATTAACGGAAAACTTGAGCCAGTCAACTTAAATACTGATAACTTGCGTGAATCTAATGGTTTTTACATCGGGAAAAATGTCGGGCATGGCAAAGCGGTTCCTCTTTATAATGCGAACTGCAAGCctgtttttcaaaaagttaaacaatttaacgCTAAAGGGCAAACGATTGTAGACCTAGTCTATCTTGAAATGTACGACATCCACCAAAGATATATTACGTTACTAAAAGTGCCTCGTCATTCCGAAATTCAGGAGGAGTAG